The following proteins are encoded in a genomic region of Pseudomonas sp. Os17:
- a CDS encoding GNAT family N-acetyltransferase — protein sequence MPVDFTLRHAERGDALCISGLATQVFLDTYATDGMRSDLAEEALSVYAPEQFRQRLEDPARTLLLAERNGHLLGFAELSRQARAPLPELSDAVELVRLYVQRHAHRQGVGQALLQQVESLVKNSDTPCLWLAVWSENHRAQAFYQAQGYACVGHTAYEFAGNAYANQVFCKRF from the coding sequence ATGCCGGTCGATTTCACTCTACGCCACGCTGAGCGCGGGGATGCGCTGTGCATCAGCGGCCTGGCCACCCAGGTCTTTCTCGACACCTACGCCACCGATGGCATGCGCAGCGACCTGGCCGAGGAGGCCCTGAGCGTCTACGCCCCGGAGCAGTTCCGCCAGCGCCTCGAAGATCCCGCCAGGACCCTCTTGCTGGCTGAGCGCAACGGGCACCTGCTGGGGTTCGCCGAACTCAGCCGCCAGGCCCGAGCGCCGCTCCCCGAGTTATCCGATGCCGTGGAACTGGTGCGCCTCTACGTGCAACGTCACGCTCACCGGCAAGGCGTTGGCCAGGCGCTTCTGCAACAGGTGGAAAGCCTGGTGAAAAACAGCGATACCCCCTGCCTGTGGCTCGCCGTGTGGTCAGAGAACCACCGGGCACAGGCCTTTTATCAGGCCCAGGGATATGCCTGCGTCGGCCACACCGCCTACGAGTTTGCGGGCAACGCCTACGCCAATCAGGTGTTCTGCAAGC
- a CDS encoding arylamine N-acetyltransferase family protein, with protein sequence MSQPHLMNFDLYLQQLGYLRPPAPTLESLRELQWRHVCRFAFESLSTLLRVPVPIDLASVERKILHEGRGGYCYELNQSFLALLQHLGYEARGITGRVVMGGPEDALTARSHRLTLLHLDGQRYIADVGFGGMVPTTPLLLDTEAEQATPHEPYCITWREGSYTLRAKVAEQWRALYVFDLQVQGDVDYEMGNWYVSTHPDSPFLGQLKVALIGPGVRRTLNNGSYALHRMGQPSERREITEAGELMSLLQDEFALRLPNHPELPRVIGQLLES encoded by the coding sequence ATGAGCCAGCCGCACCTGATGAACTTTGACCTGTACCTGCAGCAACTCGGTTACCTGCGCCCCCCGGCGCCGACCCTGGAAAGCCTGCGGGAGCTGCAATGGCGTCATGTCTGTCGTTTTGCCTTCGAAAGCCTTTCGACCCTGTTGCGGGTGCCGGTGCCCATCGATCTGGCATCCGTGGAGCGCAAGATTCTCCACGAGGGCCGCGGCGGCTACTGCTACGAGCTCAACCAGAGCTTCCTGGCATTGCTGCAACACTTGGGCTACGAGGCCCGGGGCATCACCGGGCGGGTGGTGATGGGAGGGCCGGAGGATGCGCTCACCGCTCGCAGCCATCGGCTGACCCTGTTGCATCTGGACGGGCAACGCTACATCGCCGACGTCGGCTTTGGCGGCATGGTACCCACCACGCCTTTGCTGCTGGACACCGAGGCAGAGCAGGCCACGCCCCATGAGCCCTATTGCATCACCTGGCGCGAGGGCAGTTACACCCTGCGCGCCAAGGTCGCGGAGCAATGGCGGGCTCTCTATGTCTTCGATCTGCAGGTGCAGGGCGACGTGGATTACGAGATGGGCAACTGGTATGTCTCCACCCACCCGGATTCACCCTTTCTTGGCCAACTGAAGGTGGCGCTGATAGGGCCGGGGGTGCGCCGCACGCTGAACAACGGCAGCTACGCCCTGCATCGCATGGGACAGCCCAGCGAGCGACGGGAGATCACCGAGGCCGGGGAACTGATGAGCCTGCTGCAGGACGAGTTCGCCTTGCGTCTGCCCAACCATCCCGAGTTGCCGCGGGTGATCGGGCAATTGCTCGAGTCCTGA
- a CDS encoding nucleobase:cation symporter-2 family protein, whose protein sequence is MNTPQVSQQRPEDENLGIGANMAYGLQHVLTMYGGIVAVPLIIGQAAGLSPAEIGLLIAASLFAGGLATLLQTLGVPFFGCKLPLVQGVSFAGVSTMVAIVTSTGEGGFQSVLGAVIAASLIGLLITPVFSRITKFFPPLVTGIVITTIGLTLMPVAARWAMGGNSRAADFGSMSNIGLAALTLALVLLLSKIGSAAISRLSILLAMIIGTVVAVFLGMADFSGVTQGPMFGLPTPFHFGMPTFHVAAILSMCIVVMVTLVETSADILAVGEIIHTKVDSKRLGDGLRADMLSSMIAPIFGSFTQSAFAQNVGLVAVTGIKSRFVVATGGLFLVVLGLLPFMGRVIAAVPTSVLGGAGIVLFGTVAASGIRTLSKVDYRNNMNLIIVATSIGFGMIPIAAPSFYDHFPSWFATIFHSGISSSAIMAIVLNLAFNHFTAGNSDQQSVFVAGTERSLRFQDIAALREGDYFSGGKLHDAEGNEVPLVAEVAGQSSPQPGDGSAPSHARGSAEVTH, encoded by the coding sequence ATGAATACGCCCCAGGTTTCACAGCAACGGCCCGAAGATGAAAATTTGGGTATTGGCGCGAATATGGCTTATGGCCTGCAACACGTGCTGACCATGTACGGCGGTATCGTTGCAGTGCCCTTGATCATCGGCCAGGCGGCCGGTCTGTCGCCGGCGGAGATCGGCCTGCTGATTGCGGCCTCGTTGTTCGCGGGGGGGCTGGCTACCTTGCTGCAAACCCTCGGCGTGCCGTTTTTCGGTTGCAAGCTGCCGCTGGTGCAAGGGGTGTCCTTTGCGGGTGTTTCAACCATGGTGGCGATTGTCACCAGTACCGGGGAAGGCGGCTTCCAGTCGGTGCTCGGGGCCGTGATCGCCGCCTCGCTGATCGGTCTGCTGATCACCCCGGTGTTCTCCCGGATCACCAAGTTCTTTCCTCCTCTGGTGACCGGCATTGTCATCACCACCATCGGCCTGACGCTGATGCCGGTCGCGGCGCGCTGGGCCATGGGCGGCAACAGTCGCGCGGCGGACTTTGGCAGCATGTCGAACATCGGCCTGGCGGCCCTGACGCTGGCCCTGGTGCTGCTGCTGAGCAAGATCGGCAGTGCGGCGATTTCCCGGCTGTCGATTCTCCTGGCCATGATCATCGGCACCGTGGTCGCGGTGTTCCTGGGCATGGCGGACTTTTCCGGCGTCACCCAGGGGCCGATGTTCGGGCTGCCCACGCCTTTCCATTTCGGCATGCCGACCTTCCATGTCGCGGCGATCCTGTCGATGTGCATCGTGGTCATGGTGACGCTGGTGGAAACCTCGGCGGATATCCTTGCGGTAGGTGAAATCATCCACACCAAAGTCGACTCCAAGCGTTTGGGCGACGGCCTGCGTGCCGACATGCTGTCGAGCATGATCGCGCCGATCTTCGGCTCCTTCACTCAGAGCGCCTTTGCCCAGAACGTCGGGCTGGTGGCGGTCACCGGGATCAAGAGCCGGTTCGTGGTCGCCACTGGCGGGCTGTTCCTGGTGGTTCTCGGTCTGCTGCCGTTCATGGGGCGGGTGATTGCCGCGGTGCCGACCTCGGTGCTGGGCGGGGCCGGTATCGTCCTGTTCGGCACTGTGGCTGCCAGTGGCATCCGCACCTTGTCCAAGGTCGACTACCGCAACAACATGAACCTGATCATCGTTGCCACCTCGATCGGCTTCGGCATGATCCCGATTGCCGCACCAAGCTTCTACGACCATTTCCCCAGCTGGTTCGCGACGATCTTCCATTCGGGCATCAGCTCCTCGGCGATCATGGCGATTGTGCTCAACCTGGCGTTCAACCACTTCACTGCAGGCAACTCCGACCAGCAGTCGGTGTTCGTTGCCGGCACCGAGCGCAGCCTGCGCTTCCAGGACATTGCTGCGTTGCGTGAAGGGGACTATTTCAGCGGCGGCAAGCTGCACGATGCCGAAGGCAATGAGGTTCCGCTGGTGGCTGAGGTTGCCGGCCAGTCATCGCCGCAGCCCGGAGACGGTTCTGCGCCAAGCCATGCCCGCGGCAGTGCCGAGGTCACGCATTGA
- a CDS encoding SH3 domain-containing protein: MDRALRLLPLCGLLSLLPLPAMASPPVDCAALSDNASLEAGQYRPPLEAKVIGEGRLHLHSGPDAACINKKLYVIPGDGLTVYASSDSGWAQIMYIAKDGEDYSGWVEEKRLQLGSHYGGPQLPGEVTTFIQRHEDCLHFAGEEAYDEERRAELEKAVNEVCVGHDRQLAALRSQYQDNPEVLQALEPLENLE, from the coding sequence ATGGACCGAGCCCTGCGCCTCCTGCCTCTGTGTGGACTGCTGTCACTTCTGCCGCTGCCGGCCATGGCCAGCCCGCCGGTGGATTGCGCCGCCCTGAGTGACAACGCCTCCCTGGAGGCCGGCCAATACCGCCCGCCCCTGGAGGCCAAGGTCATCGGTGAAGGACGGCTGCACTTGCACAGCGGACCAGACGCCGCCTGCATCAACAAGAAACTCTATGTGATCCCTGGCGACGGCCTGACGGTGTACGCCTCCAGCGACAGTGGCTGGGCCCAGATCATGTACATCGCCAAGGACGGCGAGGACTACAGCGGCTGGGTCGAGGAAAAGCGCCTGCAACTGGGCAGTCATTACGGCGGCCCACAACTTCCCGGCGAGGTCACGACCTTTATCCAGCGCCACGAGGATTGCCTGCACTTTGCCGGCGAGGAGGCCTACGACGAAGAGCGCCGGGCCGAACTGGAGAAGGCCGTCAATGAAGTCTGCGTCGGCCACGATCGCCAACTCGCCGCCCTGCGCAGCCAGTACCAGGACAACCCGGAGGTCCTGCAGGCCCTGGAGCCCCTGGAAAACCTCGAATAA
- a CDS encoding MFS transporter codes for MNKALLAALILGISIVGLSIGSTVPILALRLYQAGASNNQIGIMSALPAAGMMLSAFLVNALGQRLTRRQIYLLCFSLCALSVAALELPDASLYSLGLARVAMGLGAGLIIILGETWVNEMAEDTSRGRLVAVYTTCFTFFQLLGPGLVSLLGTEGPAVLEIVSVGYAIAIAVVWLTLPQADASDVHEQSRSFSVLGFIRIAPALCVGILFFAFFDSVVLSLFPVYAAGHGYSIKLAALMVTIILLGDTAFQFPLGWLSDKLGRPGIYLGCGCIALLIGLCLPLLMSAPGLLWPSLVILGAAAGGIYTLAIVLIGQSFSGADLVTANASAGLLWGIGSLLGPLLSGAAMSGGSYGLPLTLSVAAAVVVGFAVSLVRQEQLDNVAQ; via the coding sequence ATGAACAAAGCCTTGTTAGCCGCCCTGATCCTGGGCATTTCCATTGTCGGCCTGAGCATAGGTTCCACGGTGCCGATCCTTGCCCTGCGCCTGTATCAGGCCGGCGCTTCGAACAACCAGATCGGCATCATGTCGGCACTGCCCGCGGCGGGCATGATGCTCTCGGCCTTTCTGGTCAATGCCCTGGGCCAGCGCCTGACCCGACGCCAGATCTATCTGCTGTGCTTCAGCCTCTGCGCGCTGAGCGTGGCCGCCCTGGAACTGCCCGACGCCAGTCTCTACAGCCTGGGCCTGGCCCGGGTCGCCATGGGACTGGGTGCCGGGCTGATCATCATTCTCGGGGAAACCTGGGTCAATGAAATGGCCGAGGACACCAGTCGCGGACGACTGGTGGCGGTCTACACCACTTGCTTCACTTTCTTCCAACTGCTGGGCCCTGGGCTGGTGTCTTTGCTCGGCACCGAGGGGCCGGCGGTACTGGAGATCGTCAGCGTCGGCTACGCCATCGCGATTGCCGTAGTCTGGCTGACCCTGCCCCAGGCAGACGCCTCAGACGTCCATGAGCAAAGCCGGAGCTTCTCGGTTCTGGGCTTTATCCGCATCGCCCCGGCCTTGTGCGTGGGCATCCTGTTCTTCGCCTTTTTCGACAGCGTGGTGCTGTCGCTGTTTCCGGTGTACGCAGCCGGCCACGGCTACAGCATCAAGCTGGCGGCGCTGATGGTGACCATCATTCTCCTGGGGGATACGGCGTTCCAGTTTCCCCTGGGCTGGCTCTCGGACAAGCTGGGACGCCCCGGCATCTACCTGGGTTGCGGCTGCATCGCCCTGCTGATCGGCCTGTGCCTGCCACTGCTGATGAGCGCCCCCGGCCTGCTCTGGCCGAGCCTGGTCATCCTGGGAGCGGCGGCAGGCGGTATCTACACCCTGGCCATCGTGCTGATCGGTCAATCCTTCAGCGGCGCGGACCTGGTCACCGCCAATGCCAGTGCCGGCCTGCTCTGGGGCATCGGCAGCCTGCTCGGCCCTCTACTCAGTGGCGCGGCCATGAGCGGTGGCAGCTATGGCCTGCCCCTGACCCTGTCGGTGGCCGCTGCGGTGGTCGTGGGGTTTGCCGTGTCCCTGGTGCGCCAGGAGCAACTCGACAACGTTGCGCAATAG
- a CDS encoding amino acid aminotransferase, which translates to MSLFSAVEMAPRDPILGLNEAFNADTRTNKVNLGVGVYCNEEGRIPLLRAVVEAETIRAAQHASRGYLPIDGIAAYDQAVQKLLFGNDSPLLAAGRVVTTQAVGGTGALKIGADFLKQLLPNAVVAISDPSWENHRALFETAGFPVQNYRYYDAATHDVNRAGLLEDLNALPAQSIVVLHACCHNPTGVDLSPQDWKNVLEVVKAKNLVPFLDMAYQGFGDGIDEDAAAVRLFAESGLTFFVSSSFSKSFSLYGERVGALSIVSSSKEESARVLSQVKRVIRTNYSNPPTHGATIVAAVLNNPELRAQWEQELAEMRLRIRGMRTQMVDLLAKGAPEHDFSFVGRQRGMFSYSGLTVEQVTRLRNEFGIYALDTGRICVAALNQSNIEAVTKAILQVI; encoded by the coding sequence ATGAGCCTGTTCTCCGCTGTCGAAATGGCACCACGCGATCCAATCCTGGGCCTCAACGAAGCATTCAACGCCGACACCCGTACCAACAAGGTCAACCTTGGAGTGGGCGTGTACTGCAACGAGGAGGGACGCATTCCACTCCTGCGCGCCGTTGTCGAAGCCGAGACAATTCGCGCCGCTCAACACGCTTCCCGTGGCTACCTGCCGATCGACGGCATTGCCGCCTACGACCAGGCGGTACAAAAGCTGCTGTTCGGCAACGACTCGCCACTGCTGGCCGCTGGCCGCGTGGTCACCACCCAGGCCGTTGGCGGTACTGGCGCCCTGAAAATCGGTGCCGACTTCCTCAAGCAACTGCTGCCCAACGCCGTGGTCGCCATCAGCGATCCGAGCTGGGAAAACCACCGCGCACTGTTTGAAACAGCCGGTTTCCCAGTGCAGAACTACCGCTACTACGACGCCGCCACCCACGACGTGAACCGTGCCGGCCTGCTGGAAGACCTCAACGCCCTGCCAGCCCAGTCGATCGTGGTGCTGCACGCCTGCTGCCACAACCCGACCGGTGTCGACCTGAGCCCGCAGGACTGGAAAAACGTCCTGGAAGTGGTCAAGGCGAAAAACCTCGTGCCATTCCTCGACATGGCCTACCAGGGCTTCGGCGACGGCATCGATGAAGACGCCGCGGCCGTGCGCCTGTTCGCCGAGTCGGGCCTGACCTTCTTCGTTTCCAGCTCGTTCTCCAAGTCGTTCTCGCTGTACGGCGAGCGCGTTGGCGCCCTGTCCATCGTCAGCAGCTCCAAGGAGGAAAGCGCTCGCGTGCTGTCCCAGGTCAAGCGCGTGATCCGCACCAACTACTCCAACCCGCCGACTCACGGTGCAACCATCGTCGCCGCGGTGCTGAACAACCCGGAACTGCGCGCCCAGTGGGAGCAGGAACTGGCGGAAATGCGCCTGCGGATTCGCGGCATGCGCACCCAGATGGTCGACTTGCTGGCCAAAGGCGCCCCTGAGCACGACTTCAGCTTCGTCGGTCGCCAGCGCGGCATGTTCTCCTACTCCGGCCTGACCGTCGAGCAAGTGACCCGCCTGCGCAACGAGTTCGGCATCTACGCCCTGGACACCGGCCGCATCTGCGTTGCCGCGCTGAACCAGAGCAACATCGAGGCAGTGACCAAGGCCATCCTCCAGGTGATCTGA
- the uvrB gene encoding excinuclease ABC subunit UvrB, which translates to MSEFQLVTRFQPAGDQPEAIRLLVEGIEAGLAHQTLLGVTGSGKTFSIANVIAQVQRPTLVLAPNKTLAAQLYGEFKAFFPNNAVEYFVSYYDYYQPEAYVPSSDTFIEKDASINDHIEQMRLSATKALLERKDAIIVTTVSCIYGLGSPETYLKMVLHVDRGDKLDQRALLRRLADLQYTRNDMDFARATFRVRGDVIDIYPAESDLEAIRIELFDDEVESISAFDPLTGEVIRKLPRFTFYPKSHYVTPRETLLDAIEGIKVELQERLEYLRSNNKLVEAQRLEQRTRFDLEMILELGYCNGIENYSRYLSGRPAGAAPPTLYDYLPADALLVIDESHVSVPQVGAMYKGDRSRKETLVEYGFRLPSALDNRPMRFDEWEGVSPQTIFVSATPGNYEAEHAGRVVEQVVRPTGLVDPQVEVRPALTQVDDLLSEITKRVALEERVLVTTLTKRMAEDLTDYLADHGVRVRYLHSDIDTVERVEIIRDLRLGTFDVLVGINLLREGLDMPEVSLVAILDADKEGFLRSERSLIQTIGRAARNLNGRAILYADRITGSMERAIGETERRRDKQIAFNLANGITPKGVFKDVADIMEGATVPGSRSKKRKGMAKAAEESARYENELRSPSEISKRIRQLEEKMYQLARDLEFEAAAQMRDEITKLRERLLTV; encoded by the coding sequence ATGTCCGAATTCCAGCTAGTCACTCGCTTCCAGCCCGCCGGCGACCAGCCGGAAGCCATCCGCCTGCTGGTCGAAGGCATCGAGGCCGGACTGGCCCACCAGACCCTGCTCGGCGTGACCGGCTCGGGCAAGACCTTCAGCATCGCCAACGTCATCGCTCAGGTGCAGCGCCCAACCCTGGTACTGGCGCCGAACAAGACCCTGGCAGCCCAGTTGTACGGTGAGTTCAAGGCGTTCTTCCCGAACAACGCGGTGGAGTACTTCGTTTCCTACTACGACTACTACCAGCCCGAAGCCTATGTGCCGTCCTCGGATACCTTTATCGAGAAGGATGCCTCGATCAACGACCACATCGAGCAGATGCGCCTGTCGGCGACCAAGGCGCTGCTGGAGCGCAAGGACGCGATCATCGTCACGACGGTGTCCTGCATCTATGGCCTGGGCAGCCCGGAAACCTACCTGAAAATGGTTCTGCACGTGGACCGCGGCGACAAGCTCGACCAGCGTGCCTTGCTGCGCCGCCTGGCGGACCTGCAATACACCCGCAACGACATGGACTTTGCCCGTGCCACCTTCCGCGTGCGGGGAGACGTGATCGACATCTATCCGGCGGAATCCGACCTTGAGGCGATCCGCATCGAGCTGTTCGACGACGAGGTGGAAAGCATCAGCGCCTTCGACCCGCTGACCGGCGAAGTGATCCGCAAGCTGCCGCGTTTCACCTTCTATCCCAAGAGCCACTATGTGACGCCACGGGAAACCCTGCTGGATGCGATCGAGGGCATCAAGGTGGAGCTGCAGGAGCGTCTGGAATACCTGCGCTCCAACAACAAGCTGGTAGAAGCCCAGCGCCTGGAGCAACGCACCCGTTTTGACCTGGAGATGATCCTCGAGCTGGGCTACTGCAACGGTATCGAAAACTACTCGCGCTATCTCTCGGGCCGTCCCGCCGGGGCCGCGCCGCCCACCTTGTACGACTACCTGCCGGCGGACGCGCTGTTGGTGATCGACGAATCCCACGTCAGCGTGCCCCAGGTCGGCGCCATGTATAAGGGCGACCGTTCGCGCAAGGAAACCCTGGTGGAGTACGGCTTCCGTCTGCCGTCGGCGCTGGATAACCGGCCGATGCGCTTCGACGAGTGGGAAGGGGTCAGCCCGCAGACCATCTTTGTCTCCGCTACTCCGGGCAACTACGAGGCGGAACACGCCGGGCGCGTGGTGGAGCAGGTGGTGCGCCCCACCGGCCTGGTGGACCCGCAAGTGGAAGTGCGCCCGGCCCTGACCCAGGTGGACGACCTGCTGTCGGAAATTACCAAGCGCGTGGCGCTGGAGGAGCGGGTGCTGGTCACTACCCTGACCAAGCGCATGGCCGAGGACCTGACCGATTACCTGGCCGACCACGGCGTGCGCGTGCGCTACCTGCACTCGGACATCGACACCGTGGAACGGGTGGAAATCATCCGCGACCTGCGCCTGGGCACTTTCGACGTGCTGGTGGGGATCAACCTGTTGCGTGAAGGCCTGGACATGCCGGAAGTGTCCCTGGTGGCGATTCTCGACGCCGACAAGGAAGGCTTCCTGCGCTCCGAGCGCTCATTGATCCAGACCATCGGTCGGGCTGCGCGCAACCTCAATGGCCGGGCGATTCTCTATGCCGACCGCATCACTGGCTCCATGGAGCGGGCGATTGGCGAAACCGAACGTCGGCGCGACAAGCAGATCGCCTTCAACCTGGCCAACGGCATCACCCCCAAAGGGGTGTTCAAGGACGTTGCCGACATCATGGAAGGCGCCACCGTACCGGGCTCGCGCAGCAAGAAGCGCAAGGGCATGGCCAAGGCGGCCGAGGAAAGTGCCCGCTACGAAAACGAATTGCGTTCGCCGAGCGAAATCAGCAAGCGCATCCGTCAGCTCGAAGAGAAGATGTACCAGTTGGCCCGCGACCTGGAGTTCGAGGCCGCGGCACAGATGCGCGACGAAATCACCAAGCTGCGCGAGCGCTTGCTGACCGTCTAA
- a CDS encoding MDR family MFS transporter: protein MAGDQLLRPLAEPSRRDWIAVMSAMLGAFMAVLDIQITNSSLKDIQGALSATLEEGSWISTSYLVAEIIMIPLTAWLVQLLSARRLATWVSVGFLIASLLCSMAWSLESMIVFRALQGFTGGALIPLAFTLTLIKLPEHHRAKGMAMFAMTATFAPSIGPTLGGWLTENWGWEYIFYINVPPGLLMIAGLLYGLEKKEAHWELLKSTDYTGILTLGLGLGCLQVFLEEGHRKDWLESNLIVTLGSIALVSLITFVIVQVSKPNPLINLGILRNRNFGLSSISSLGMGVGLYGSIYLLPLYLAQIQNYNALQIGEVIMWMGIPQLFLIPLVPKLMQFISPKWLCALGFGLFGLASFSSGVLNPDFAGPQFNQTQIIRALGQPLIMVTISLIATAYIQPQDAGSASSLFNILRNLGGAIGIALLATLLDARTKTYFDYLREALVPSNPQVAERLATLTDKFGSESAALGKLSEITHQQAQIMAYNDAFHFVGIALGISMLAVLLTKALPKGLKAGEAH from the coding sequence ATGGCCGGTGATCAACTGCTGCGCCCGCTGGCGGAGCCCAGCCGACGCGACTGGATAGCGGTCATGAGCGCCATGCTCGGCGCCTTCATGGCGGTGCTCGACATCCAGATCACCAACTCCTCGCTGAAGGACATCCAGGGCGCCCTCTCCGCCACCCTTGAGGAAGGCTCGTGGATCTCCACCTCCTACCTGGTGGCGGAGATCATCATGATCCCCCTCACCGCCTGGCTGGTGCAGCTGCTCTCGGCCCGGCGGCTGGCGACCTGGGTTTCGGTGGGTTTCCTGATCGCCTCCCTGCTCTGCTCCATGGCCTGGAGCCTGGAAAGCATGATCGTGTTCCGCGCCCTGCAGGGCTTTACCGGCGGCGCGCTGATTCCCCTGGCATTCACCCTGACCCTGATCAAGCTCCCCGAGCACCACCGGGCCAAGGGCATGGCCATGTTCGCCATGACCGCCACCTTCGCCCCCTCCATCGGCCCGACCCTGGGCGGCTGGCTGACGGAAAACTGGGGCTGGGAATACATCTTCTATATCAACGTGCCGCCGGGCCTGCTGATGATCGCCGGCCTGCTGTACGGCCTGGAAAAGAAGGAAGCCCACTGGGAACTGCTCAAAAGCACCGACTACACCGGTATCCTGACCCTCGGCCTGGGCCTGGGCTGCCTGCAGGTGTTTCTTGAAGAGGGCCACCGCAAGGACTGGCTGGAGTCGAACCTGATCGTGACCCTGGGCAGCATCGCCCTGGTCAGCCTGATCACCTTCGTCATCGTCCAGGTCTCCAAGCCCAATCCACTGATCAACCTGGGCATCCTGCGCAATCGCAACTTCGGCCTGTCGAGCATTTCCAGCCTGGGCATGGGGGTTGGCCTGTATGGCTCGATCTACCTGCTGCCGCTGTACCTGGCGCAGATCCAGAACTACAACGCCCTGCAGATCGGCGAAGTGATCATGTGGATGGGGATACCGCAGCTGTTCCTGATTCCGCTGGTGCCCAAGCTGATGCAGTTCATCTCGCCCAAATGGCTATGCGCCCTGGGGTTCGGCCTGTTCGGGCTGGCGAGTTTCTCGTCAGGCGTGCTCAATCCGGACTTCGCCGGACCGCAGTTCAACCAGACCCAGATCATCCGCGCCCTGGGCCAGCCGCTGATCATGGTCACCATCTCGCTGATCGCTACGGCTTACATACAGCCCCAGGACGCGGGCTCGGCGTCGAGCCTGTTCAACATCCTGCGCAACCTGGGAGGCGCCATCGGCATCGCCTTGCTGGCGACCCTGCTGGATGCCCGGACCAAGACCTATTTCGACTACCTGCGTGAAGCGCTGGTGCCCAGCAACCCGCAGGTGGCGGAACGCCTGGCGACCCTCACCGACAAGTTCGGCAGCGAGTCCGCGGCCCTTGGCAAGCTCAGCGAGATCACCCACCAGCAGGCGCAGATCATGGCCTACAACGACGCCTTCCATTTTGTCGGCATCGCCCTGGGCATCAGCATGCTGGCGGTACTTTTGACCAAGGCCCTGCCCAAGGGCTTGAAGGCAGGAGAAGCCCACTGA
- a CDS encoding HlyD family secretion protein produces the protein MPAQLKRRLFVFLSLVLLIALGLLAHWWFHGRFYETTDNAYVQGEITRVSSQLSARIEEVRVQDNQHVEQGQLLIRLEGQDFQLAVDRAQAALATREAERLQAQSKLTQQASLIAASQAQVASSQASLGRSQIDLSRAQTLRKPGYVSEERVTTLSADNHIARSQVAKAEADLQGQRQQVNALNAEIKRLDAQIANARADLAQAQLNLSRSEIHAPISGIIGQRAARNGQVVQAGAYLLSIVPDQDIWVQANFKETQIGHMQPGQQAELTFDAYGDTPIQARVDSLFAASGAQFSLLPPDNATGNFTKVVQRIPVKLTFAPDNPLQGKIRPGMSVTVKVNVKDPVDGR, from the coding sequence ATGCCTGCCCAACTCAAGCGTCGCCTGTTTGTTTTCCTGTCTCTGGTCCTGCTGATCGCCCTGGGACTGCTTGCCCATTGGTGGTTCCACGGCCGTTTTTATGAAACCACCGACAACGCCTACGTCCAGGGCGAAATCACCCGGGTTTCCAGCCAACTCAGCGCACGGATTGAAGAAGTGCGCGTGCAGGACAACCAACACGTAGAGCAAGGCCAATTGCTGATACGCCTGGAAGGTCAGGACTTCCAGCTGGCGGTGGACCGCGCCCAGGCCGCCCTCGCCACCCGCGAGGCCGAACGCCTGCAGGCCCAGAGCAAACTGACCCAACAAGCCAGCCTGATCGCCGCCAGCCAGGCCCAGGTGGCATCGAGCCAGGCCAGCCTCGGTCGCTCGCAGATCGACCTGTCCCGGGCCCAGACCCTGCGCAAGCCCGGTTATGTCTCCGAAGAACGGGTCACTACCCTTTCCGCCGACAACCACATCGCCCGCTCCCAAGTAGCCAAGGCTGAAGCCGACCTGCAAGGCCAGCGCCAACAGGTCAACGCCCTGAACGCCGAGATCAAGCGCCTCGACGCACAGATTGCCAATGCCCGGGCCGACCTGGCCCAGGCGCAATTGAACCTGAGCCGCAGCGAAATCCACGCCCCCATCAGCGGCATCATCGGCCAGCGTGCAGCGCGCAACGGCCAGGTGGTACAGGCCGGCGCCTACCTGCTGTCGATCGTTCCGGACCAGGACATCTGGGTTCAGGCCAACTTCAAGGAGACTCAGATCGGTCACATGCAACCCGGACAACAGGCCGAGCTGACCTTCGACGCCTACGGCGACACCCCGATCCAGGCCCGGGTCGACAGCCTATTCGCCGCGTCCGGCGCACAGTTCAGCCTGCTGCCACCGGACAACGCCACTGGCAACTTCACCAAGGTGGTACAACGCATTCCGGTAAAGCTGACCTTCGCCCCCGACAATCCCCTACAGGGCAAGATCCGTCCGGGCATGTCGGTCACGGTCAAAGTGAACGTCAAAGACCCTGTCGATGGCCGGTGA